One window from the genome of Megalobrama amblycephala isolate DHTTF-2021 linkage group LG4, ASM1881202v1, whole genome shotgun sequence encodes:
- the LOC125266263 gene encoding uncharacterized protein LOC125266263 isoform X3, whose product MSDKCDLCLLGLIILCSLLTGAGEELAGDAGNSAENGSTPGAERVTLQGQNQGTSGVNDAHVFISSGEDVRLRCNNALSDCNSTTWIYNRFRHSVAVELITLGKKKKDTERHERLSLGSDCSLNIKNVTKEDPGFYSCQQYVNDKQQGTDAHVYLHVLHVSSSSSSQTEISPGRSVTLSCQLYSYDGESCDRWARSGEIHLLWVNQSDVDLKTDSRYQISASGLCIINLTTTLLKEDDNREWRCRLTHRNQNKTSVRYTVKYSAQDDSTTAVIPVHTTNSQDPSTIKTPETKGPDSRHADPKLTFWVL is encoded by the exons atgtcTGATAAGTGTGATCTGTGTCTGCTGGGACTGATCATTCTCTGCTCACTTCTCACAG GAGCTGGAGAAGAACTTGCGGGAGACGCAGGTAACAGCGCAGAGAATGGAAGCACACCTGGTGCAGAAAGAGTGACTTTACAAGGACAAAATCAAG GTACCAGTGGAGTGAATGATGCTCATGTGTTCATCAGTTCTGGTGAAGATGTCCGTCTGCGCTGTAATAATGCTCTTTCTGACTGCAACTCAACTACATGGATCTATAACAGATTCAGACATTCAGTAGCAGTTGAACTGATTACTTTAgggaaaaagaagaaagacacAGAGAGACATGAGAGACTGAGTCTGGGGTCTGACTGCTCTCTGAACATCAAGAACGTCACAAAAGAAGATCCTGGATTTTACAGCTGCCAACAATATGTGAATGACAAACAACAAGGAACTGATGCACATGTTTATCTGCATGTTCTTCATG tttcatcatcatcatcctcacagACTGAGATCAGTCCAGGTCGctctgtgactctctcctgtcaGTTGTATTCATATGATGGAGAATCTTGTGATCGTTGGGCCCGTTCTGGGGAAATTCATCTGTTGTGGGTGAATCAGTCTGATGTTGATCTGAAGACAGACTCCAGATATCAAATATCAGCTTCAGGACTCTGTATCATCAATCTGACTACAACACTCCTGAAGGAAGATGACAACAGAGAGTGGAGATGTCGGCTTACTCACAGAAATCAAAACAAGACCTCAGTCAGATACACTGTCAAGTATTCAG CTCAAGATGATTCAACGACAGCAGTGATTCCAGTCCACACCACAAACTCTCAGGATCCCTCAACTATAAAGACACCAGAAACTAAAG GGCCTGATTCAAGACATGCAGATCCAAAATTAACGTTTTGGGTACTATAA